The sequence CGCCAGGGAGACATGTGGATCATAACGGCCGCAATATTGTGAAAATGTATGGTTGCGACCGGCATACACATGCACTTCCTAATAATTGAATGTCTGTTTATATTACCCATAAGGACTCATTTCTAATAAATGAAATATTGTGAATAAGTGAGATTTTAAGAGAAAAATGAAGATCATAGAGGGAGGATGTCTTTAGGATGAAGAAAATTCGTTTAGTTTTGGGATTACTCGTCTTGTGTCTGATGGTCTCCATGGCGACCTTCTCGGCACCGACCACGCTCCGTGTGATTATGGGGTTGGCCGAAGAAGAATGGGCGGTTATGCGGGAGCATATCTTCCCTGCCTTTGAGAAGGAGTACAATGTAAAGATCGAAGCTTACCAGGCGGAAGCCCAGGATACCGAGAAGATTCTGGAAGCGCGGGTCCGGGCGAACAAGATGGATATCGATCTGATTACCCAGGATAATATGCGCCTGGCTACCCTGGTGGACCGGGGTTTGGTGGAAGATCTGAGTGAGTACCGGACACTGATTCCGACGACCGTTTATCCTTCCTTGATTGAAGTCGGTGAGTTCAACGGCAAACTGTACTTCTTACCTTATCGTCCCAATGTTGAGATCGCTTTCTACAACTCGGCCAAATTTAATCAGTATGGTTTGAAACCGCCGACCACCTGGGATGAACTGTTTGAAGTGGCCAAATTCTTCTATGAGAAAGAGGGCGTCGGCCGGGTGGCCATTAAGGCGGATCTTTCGCCCTGTACCGCGGTCCATCTCTTTGACTTCTGCCGCGCCGCCGGCGGTGACCCGGTTGTCCTGAATGACAAAGGTTGCTTCGAAGCTTATTCGTTCCTCCAGAAACTCTGGCCGTATCTCTCGCCCGATTCCAAGACGGCCAACTGGAACTTCATGAACACCCATATCGCCACCGAGTCGGTTTATCTCGGCCAGAACTGGCCCTTCGGGATGAATGTGATCGTCCGCGACGGCGGCAAGAAGGAAGTATTGGCTTATAACGGCTGGCGGGGCCCGGTGAAAGAGTCCCACGTGCTCGGCGGTGAAGTGATCGGGATTCCGAAGGGTGCACCGAATAAAGCGTTGGCCATTGAGTTCGCGAAATACTTGATGTCCCGTGAGGTACAGGAGAAACTCACCACCTACAACGGTTGGCCCGCCGTCCGGAGCGATGCTTACGGGCAAGTAGCGGCCTGGCAGAAGCCCTACTTCGACGCCATCAACCAGGTGTTGGCCCATGCCGAACCGCGGCCCAATCTGGTGTACTATGGTGCGGTGGAAAAGGCGATGAACGAAGCCTTCCGTGAGTGTGTCATCGAAGGTGCGCCCGTGAAACCGACTTTGGAAAAATGGGCGAAATACATCCAGGACAACAAGCGGTAAACCACCTCGCTCCCTGGACCCGGGTTTCGACCCGGGTCCCTTTGCCAAGGTAGTCGAACCCGATGGAGACGGTTCTAATCTCCTTCGGCAAACACCAACCTGTCCTTTGCCCGGTGCTTATAGCACCGGGCAAAGGGCTAGCTTCTGTATGCTTCCAGGGTTTATCACCACCTGGCTTTGCAATTCCCACCCTTCGTTGTGGGGGCAGCCAGCGGCGGTGACGACCTTGGTTTTTTTGGTTTTGCGCTACAGGTGGTCAACTGAGAAACTTTGTGCCATAATAAATGCAATAATAAATTGCGGGGGAAAGGAGAAGCAACGTGAAAAAGAAGGGAAACAACCAACAACCGATCTATCCCCCTCATGATTGGGAGATCGTTGAGGAGAAGTTTTGCCCTGCCTATAATCAACGGAACGAAACCGTATTTACACTGGGCAATGGTTATCTTGGGCTGCGCGGCAATTTTGAGGAAGGGTATCATGGCCCGGACGGAACCAGTGTCGAAGGGACTTATATTAACGGTTTTTATGAGACGGTAGATATTAAATACCCGGAAATTGCCTACGGTTACCCGGAAAAAGGCCAGACGATGCTGAATGTGACCAACGGAAAAGTGATCAAACTCTACCTGGAAGATGAAGAATTTCATATGTTCTCCGGTCAGTTGTTGGCCTACCAACGAAGGCTTGATTTAAGAAACGGGGTCCTCCACCGGAGTTTGGTCTGGCGGTCACCGGCGGGACGGGAAGTGAAACTGGAGATCACCCGTTTAGTCTCGTTTACCAACAAACATCTGGCGGCGATTGCTTATGAAGTGACGCCCCTGAATTTCGACGGGAAGATCCGCCTCTATTCAGCCCTTGATGGCGATGTCCAGAATCAGCAGGCCGGAACGGATCCGCGGGTGGGTTCTCATTTGGCCGGACGTGCTCTTGAGGTGTTGGCACAAAACGTTAATGACAAGGGTGGCGCCCTTTTGCAGCAGACCAAAAAGTCCGGTTTTTATTTGGCCTGCGCCATGCGGAACCAGGTGGAAGGCCCTCTTGCTCAGGTAAAAACGGAAAAGACGCCGTTGAGGGTCGGGGTTGCCTATGAATTTGCGGGCGAAGCGGGGCGGACGATCTGGTTGTATAAATATCTGGCTTATGTCACGGCGAAAGACGAGGCCCATGATCTTCTCCAACAGGCCGAAAACCTGGTCCGGCAGGCGGAAGAAGCCGGCTTTACCCGTTTACGCCTGGACCAGCAGGAGTATATGGCCGCCTTTTGGGCGCAAGCGGATATTGAAGTCAAAGGCGATCCGCTGGTGCAGCAGGGCCTCAGGTTTAACGCTTTTCATCTGTTGCAGGCGGTCGGGAAAGACGGGATTACCAATATCGGGGCGAAAGGACTGACGGGGGAGGGTTACGAAGGGCATTACTTCTGGGATACGGAGATTTACATTCTGCCGTTCTTTACCAACTGTAATCCGGCGATTGGCAGGGCGCTCCTGACTTACCGTTATCATACATTAGACCGGGCTCGCCGGCGGGCCTTGGAGATTGGCCTGACGCGGGGGGCCCTGTATCCTTGGCGGACGATCGGCGGAGACGAGTGTTCGACCTTCTTCCCGGCCGGTACGGCCCAGTACCACATCAATGCGGATATTGCTTATGCCATCAAAAAGTATGTGGAGCTGACGGGGGACCGCGACTTTTTGTTCACCTACGGCGCGGAGATCCTTTTTGAGACCGCCCGGCTGTGGATGGAGATCGGTGCTTTTAACCCCCGGAAGGAAAACCGGTTCTGTATTAACGTGGTCACCGGTCCGGATGAATATACGGCTCTGGTTGACAACAACTGTTACACCAACTTAATGGCGCGGGAGCACTTGAAGTATGCGGTGCAGACGGCCAAATGGATGGAAGCGGAAGCGCCCGCGCAGTACCAAAACCTCTGCGCGAAGATCGGTCTGGATGCCGAAGAGATTATGCTTTGGCAGAAAGCAGCGGAGCACATGTACATCCCCTACGATCAACGCCTGGGGATTTACGCCCAAGACGATACCTTTTTGGATAAACCGGTCTGGGATTTGGAAGCAACGCCACCGGAGAAGTTTCCTTTGCTCCTCCACTATCATCCGTTACTAATTTACCGGGCCCAGGTCTGTAAACAAGCCGATGTTGTTTTGGCGCTTTTCCTTTTGAGCACGCAGTTTACGACCGAGGAGAAAAGGCGGAATTACGATTATTACGAACGGATCACCACCCACGATTCTTCGCTCTCGCCGGCGATCTTCAGTATCGTGGCGTCGGAGATTGGTTACCACGACAAGGCGTATGATTACTTTACAGCGACCGTCCGTTTGGATCTGGACGATTACCACGGTAATACCAAGGATGGCTTGCATATGGCTTGCATGGCCGGGTCGTGGCTGGCGGTGGTCTACGGTTTTGCGGGAATGAGGGTTGCCGACGGGGTCTTGTGTTTTGCCCCCTATTTACCCGAGCAGTGGGAGGAATATCGCTTTAATGTAACCCACCAGGGAAGGATCATCCGGGTTGTCGTCAACAAAGAAGGGACCAGTTATCATTTGTTGAAAGGAGATCCTCTGGTCATTTTGGATCACCAAGAAAAAAGGGTTTTGACTACAAAGTGCGAATAAGAATTGACCGGAGGTGGACCATTCGTG comes from Capillibacterium thermochitinicola and encodes:
- a CDS encoding ABC transporter substrate-binding protein, whose translation is MKKIRLVLGLLVLCLMVSMATFSAPTTLRVIMGLAEEEWAVMREHIFPAFEKEYNVKIEAYQAEAQDTEKILEARVRANKMDIDLITQDNMRLATLVDRGLVEDLSEYRTLIPTTVYPSLIEVGEFNGKLYFLPYRPNVEIAFYNSAKFNQYGLKPPTTWDELFEVAKFFYEKEGVGRVAIKADLSPCTAVHLFDFCRAAGGDPVVLNDKGCFEAYSFLQKLWPYLSPDSKTANWNFMNTHIATESVYLGQNWPFGMNVIVRDGGKKEVLAYNGWRGPVKESHVLGGEVIGIPKGAPNKALAIEFAKYLMSREVQEKLTTYNGWPAVRSDAYGQVAAWQKPYFDAINQVLAHAEPRPNLVYYGAVEKAMNEAFRECVIEGAPVKPTLEKWAKYIQDNKR
- a CDS encoding glycoside hydrolase family 65 protein; amino-acid sequence: MKKKGNNQQPIYPPHDWEIVEEKFCPAYNQRNETVFTLGNGYLGLRGNFEEGYHGPDGTSVEGTYINGFYETVDIKYPEIAYGYPEKGQTMLNVTNGKVIKLYLEDEEFHMFSGQLLAYQRRLDLRNGVLHRSLVWRSPAGREVKLEITRLVSFTNKHLAAIAYEVTPLNFDGKIRLYSALDGDVQNQQAGTDPRVGSHLAGRALEVLAQNVNDKGGALLQQTKKSGFYLACAMRNQVEGPLAQVKTEKTPLRVGVAYEFAGEAGRTIWLYKYLAYVTAKDEAHDLLQQAENLVRQAEEAGFTRLRLDQQEYMAAFWAQADIEVKGDPLVQQGLRFNAFHLLQAVGKDGITNIGAKGLTGEGYEGHYFWDTEIYILPFFTNCNPAIGRALLTYRYHTLDRARRRALEIGLTRGALYPWRTIGGDECSTFFPAGTAQYHINADIAYAIKKYVELTGDRDFLFTYGAEILFETARLWMEIGAFNPRKENRFCINVVTGPDEYTALVDNNCYTNLMAREHLKYAVQTAKWMEAEAPAQYQNLCAKIGLDAEEIMLWQKAAEHMYIPYDQRLGIYAQDDTFLDKPVWDLEATPPEKFPLLLHYHPLLIYRAQVCKQADVVLALFLLSTQFTTEEKRRNYDYYERITTHDSSLSPAIFSIVASEIGYHDKAYDYFTATVRLDLDDYHGNTKDGLHMACMAGSWLAVVYGFAGMRVADGVLCFAPYLPEQWEEYRFNVTHQGRIIRVVVNKEGTSYHLLKGDPLVILDHQEKRVLTTKCE